In Setaria italica strain Yugu1 chromosome I, Setaria_italica_v2.0, whole genome shotgun sequence, the genomic window ACACCCCCACGGCCCCCACCTCAcccagcaacagcaacagcaagagagggaggctcagagagagagagagagaggaagaggagaggagcgAGAGACTCGGCTCCGGGTGGGTCGGGAGTCAGCCGGTCTGGAGAGGAGACTGTGATCGATCACAGGAAAGGAGAGGAGAGCAAGCTCTTCGCCCCATCCATCTCTCTCAAGAGTCAGGAGTCAGGACCGGCCGTCCGGCCTGCCTCCGTCCGCACCCAGAGGATACGTGTGGCCCTGAGGCCTCCTCTCTCTGGGACAAgaagcaaggaggaggaggagaagagcagATCTACATCTGCTCCAGCGATGAGCGCGTCTCGGTTCATCAAGTGCGTCACCGTGGGGGACGGCGCCGTCGGCAAGACCTGCATGCTCATCTCCTACACCTCCAACACTTTCCCCACCGTGAGTTgagtttttccttcttcttttcattTCGcgcctttcttccttccttccttcctcctcgctcTGGCTATCTGGCCTATGTGGAAGgaaggatggatggatggatggatcggtTCCCCCCTCCTCACTCAGGTTCAGGTAGGCAGGGGAGGGGGACATTGATTCCTACCTAATAAATAATAATCATCTGGATGATCTTTTAGGAGGGGAAACGAGAAAGGAATTCTACCATACCCATAGCTTAGCTGATTTTCCTACTCTATTTTGAGAGCCACATACACATAGCCAGGATAGGAGACGCCATCAGAGCCACCCACATACAATAGCTGACCATCGATTTTCCTGGCCAATATGTGGGTCTTGGCTCACTTTGAGTAGCCACAGCAATGTTACGCTGTTGCTTATGCCTACATGGGGCATCTCAATGTTGCAGGATTATGTTCCAACTGTGTTCGACAACTTCAGTGCCAACGTTGTGGTCGATGGGAGCACTGTCAACTTGGGTCTGTGGGATACGGCAGGTTAGCATTCTTCTTCGCATCGGAGACTAGGCGCTTCTTTCTTCCTGCTCCAAAGTACTGCAACCAATACTCTTATGAATTTTACAGGACAGGAGGACTACAACAGACTGCGCCCGTTGAGCTACCGTGGTGCTGATGTTTTTCTGCTCGCCTTTTCTCTTATCAGCAAAGCAAGCTACGAGAATGTATCAAAGAAGGCAATAATCTTGCACTGCTCACTTACCTCGCCCCCTCATTTGATAGAATCCTATTCACTTTAGCTTCTCTACTTGCATTTCTTGCAATGACCTGTGCACGTCTCTTTTTCCAGTGGATTCCTGAATTAAGGCACTATGCTCCTGGCGTGCCCATAATTCTTGTCGGGACCAAGCTTGGTATGCTCTCACCTCATAATTGCATTACCAAGATTTTCTGAATCACACGTGTTAAATCTCGTGCTGCACAAGGAATTTTGGTTCACCGAACTTGCTTATGATTTAAGCAATCTCAAATCACGGTCCTTTTGTTATTGTAAATTCATGCCAAGCAATTTGATGCCAGCcaaccctccacctctctcacCCTCCCCTCTTAAGGAAACCAAAGGGTAACCTTAAAAAGAATACACCCAAAATGATGTTATAAAATCATCTTTTAAAGATAAAAATGTATACCGCCATGTAAGTGGAAATATATGTGATCAGTGACATAGTAGAAGCTATACGAACTTGGCAATGATGCCAATCTTGGCAGTCATGTGATCCAATCAAATACACCAAGCAATTACCTACTAATGTTAAACCAGTTTTTGCTCCAGTAATACACATGGCACAACTAAACCTTTAGGGAACATGTTAAActcttatgtttttttttttaccttttggcTGTTTATTATGCTACTACAGGTTCTTTGTTTATTAGATATAAGTTGAATAGTTGATGTTGCTTAACCATTCAGTTATTGGTAATAGATCTGCGGGATGATAAGCAGTTTTTTGCTGATCACCCTGGTGCTGTTCCGATTTCCACGGCCCAGGTATGCTAAGACATGCACAGGTGGTATCACTTTGGCAGCATAATGGCGTCAATATTTGAACATTGTTTCACTGATCCATGCAGGGTGAAGAGCTGAGGAAGCTAATTGGAGCGGCTGCCTACATCGAATGCAGTTCAAAAACCCAACAAGTAGTGCAATTGTTTTTGTTTCCCTGCACAAGATGCATCATTAATTGAGCTCAGTTGCTGTGCATGATCACTGACTGCTGCTGCCTTGCACCTCCAGAACATCAAAGCAGTGTTTGACGCGGCCATTAAGGTGGTTCTCCAGCCTCCAAAGcaaaagaggaggaggaggaaggcgcagAAAGGATGCACCATTTTGTAACTAAACGGTAGATCGTCTTTTGCAGTCTCTGGCTGGGGTGCTGCATAGGATGAGCATCATCACCTCTATGTGTTGTATGGACACGAAACAAAAGAACACTTTTATCGGTGAGTTTGCAATATACTACGTAGCAGGTTGCTGAAACTAGTCGACTCTGTGCTCTGTGGTGCAGTAGCTGTAGATGGATGGTGTGACTGAAGAATGTAGCTGTGTGTGCTGTCGTGTTTGCTTTGAATTGGAGTTGAACTCATTACTCATGGAATGGAACTGTATTGGCATGCATTTTCAGTTTGTTTATTTACCTACTCATTGTCCAAGTCAAGGATTTGTTTTTGCATCAGCCATTCTGCACTGTCTACTTGTCTAGGAATACATGCTCCATTCCTTTCCATTCCATTCCTCCTAGGACTCTTGGGACTTGGGAGTGAatcaggagaggaggaggatggggaggaaatGGAAGAGGAATAGGAGTaggagggcgccggcgccggcgacaggCGCGGCGGCGTTGCAGGTGGTGGTGTCCGGAGCGCTGAAGCAGCCGTGGGTCTGGTGGATGCCCTTGCCGCCGGCGTCGAGCAGGAAGGTGGAGTtggcgctgccgctgctgaAGAGGAGGCACCAGAAGAAGGGCCCGTCCCGGCCGTGGCGGTCCAAGGCGGCGCCCACCTGGGAGTGCTCCTTTCCCAGCATCATCTGGCTCTGGGTGCTGCCATTGCCATTGGCCATGGCCGAGGCCACCATCACGTCCTCCCGGTGGTTGCAGCAGCCGACGAGGCGGCCGGAGATGATGTCCACCGTGGGGAGCTCGACGCCGCAGTTGGTGGCGTACACCTCCGTGATGTGGGCCTCCGGGGGCTGGCACGCCACCGTGTTGTCGCtgctgcaggcggcggcggccatggccatgcACTCGGAGATGTACTGCAGCGCCATGCAGCCCAGGCCGGCGCTGTTCCGCAGCAACGGCAGCTTGCTCGCCGCCCTCCTGCCGTTGACCAGCGCCACGAGCTCGTTGGCCGGGTTCCCTGCCGGAGCAGCAGCCGCCGGGTTGGTTGGATTCCCTGCCGGAGCAGCAGCCGCCGGGTTGGTTGGATCTCTCTCAAATCCACcaccaatgcaatgcaatgcgaCCAAATACAATGTACTCACTCACCATCACCATGGATCTTTGCCgcccccagcagcagcagcagcagcagcatccagATGACGACGACGCAGTGCTTGGACATCCTGCTTCCAAAATCGCCAAGCAGAGcacgggagggaggaggggaaagCTGAAGTTCCTTGTGGTGGACCGATTCGATGTggccctcccttcctcttctcaGTAATAATGATTGAGAAATGGCAGTTGGTTGTTTGGTGTTCAAATCAAATGCGCCATAAAGTAAAAGTGAACGTActaagtttttttaaaaaaagtgaacgtactcggttcggtaggatggatttttaataaattttcttttgttttaccCTTTTCAAGTAAATCATTTAAAACTTTTGTTTCAAAAGATATACTACTAGCAACGGATATACGGGCAATGAATGCATCTGGTGGGCTCTTGGAATTGTTGGGCTAGCTGCAAAATTGATTACAGGCTCAGCCCAGCCCATCACCTCCCTCccttatcctcctcctccaccaccaccaccaccaccagccaaGCAAGCGGtatctcctgctgctgctgctgctgccgccgcccgctgccatGGGTTTCCCCACCCCCTTCCTCAAGCTGAAGCCCAAGCCTCCGATCGGAGGATGTTCGCGGCCGAGGCCGAGCTCCACGGCGGCCGCTAAGCGTAGGCTCACGCGCCTGCGCTGCGCCCTCAACTCTGACAATAATGTGGTTCAGTTACTTGCTTGCTCTAGATGATGATTGATTGATTCATCTCTCTGCCTAGAACTAACTACTCCGAAGAGACTTCCGCTCATCCTGCAGATCCATGCTTTTTGTTTCAGCCTCCCATGACCGTTTCCATCACCGGAGCCACAGGTTTCATTGGGCGCAGATTGGTTCAGAAGCTTCTATCGGGTCTGCTCCGATCCCTAGCTGTATCTGTATATATACACATGGACTAGCAGCCATCATCTTTGATCACATTGCATCTGCTGCATACATACGCACCTGACCTGACCATGCAGATGATCACAAGGTTTGCGTCTTAACAAGGTCTGCCACCAAGGCTAAATCAGTCTTTCCTGGTAAGCTCCAACGTATGTATATTCTACTAATGTATAAGCAAAGTGGCATCACAGATGCTGCATATCCATTCCGTTGCAGCTTCCACGTACCCCGGAGTCACAATAGCCGATCAAGGAGAGTGGGAGGCATGCGTCAGAGGCTCCTCTGCTGTTGTCAACTTGGCTGGCATGCCCATAAGCACAAGATGGTCACCGGAGGTATACGCCGCCTTGCTTTGCTTTGTCTCTTCCATCCACACTAGATAATATAGCACCTTCTCTTTTGCAGATTAAACAGGAAATTAAACGGAGCCGGGTCAATGTTACATCAAAGGTACGTGCCTGTTTCCTCTGGTCTGGATTATCGGCTCCTCTAGCTATTCGATTAGTATAATAATTCAACTAGTAGGTTCCTAACTTGATTATTGCTCAAGGTGGTGAAATACATAAACCATGCTGGAAATGCTGACGCTCAACCCTCAGTGTTTGTGAGTGCGACAGCCATTGGATACTACGGTACACATATAATCCATGAACTAGCCATCTGATCTTGCCGATGCCAATGAGCTAGCATCCATCGGTTTAATCTGTAGTTGAAAGAGAAACAGTCACTACTCGAGCAATCCATCTGTCCAATCAATGTCATGCATTTATGCTGCAGGTACAAGCGAAATCCATAGCTTCGATGAATCAAGTCCATCGGGCAATGACTACCTAGCAGAGGTTAGATTCATTGCCTGCTCTGCTTTTGTCACTACTCAAGCGCCTTCATGTTTCCAAGAAAGATCGTTGCTCATtatcatgcatgatgcatcggtcaatttccatctccatgCATCTTACAACAATCTGGGCCGTGCCCTACAACATGGGTAAAAAACCCAGGTGTGCAGAGAATGGGAGGCCACAGCACGTCAAGTAAACCAGGAGAATGTTAGGCTTGTGCTTCTCCGGATTGGGGTTGTTCTTGGCAAGGATGGTGGCGCTCTAGGTCGGTGGGTTTTATTTCATTCCATTTGCCTTTTCTCTTTTCATTTTCCCTTTTCCCTTTGTTCAAGGATTATTTCAATTTACACTGCATTATTCACCTAATTTATCCGTCCATCTGCAGCAAAGATGATCCCCCTTTTCATGATGTTTGCCGGCGGTCCTCTTGGGACAGGACGTCAATGGTTATTTCTCTTTCTTCTGTTATATGCGCTGGGATCCTAGTTAATTCCATTTCCAGACAGATGGATTTGATTAGTGCATTCAACTTTGGGACAATACCTGTGTGCGTGTTGTACTCCCTACTACATTTACTGACTTAGTGCCATATATCTACAATGAATTGATTGCTAGGTTCTCTTGGATTCATCTGGACGACCTGGTGAACCTCATCTACGAATCTTTAACTAACCCTGCGTACAAAGGTGATCTCACTTCCACCACCGCACATTCTTCGaccctcctttttcttttacaTGAATTGCACGTTCAATCAACTCCAATAGTATATTGGTGATATGATTTGCATTCTTGC contains:
- the LOC101769255 gene encoding rac-like GTP-binding protein 5 — encoded protein: MSASRFIKCVTVGDGAVGKTCMLISYTSNTFPTDYVPTVFDNFSANVVVDGSTVNLGLWDTAGQEDYNRLRPLSYRGADVFLLAFSLISKASYENVSKKWIPELRHYAPGVPIILVGTKLDLRDDKQFFADHPGAVPISTAQGEELRKLIGAAAYIECSSKTQQNIKAVFDAAIKVVLQPPKQKRRRRKAQKGCTIL
- the LOC101768588 gene encoding uncharacterized protein LOC101768588 encodes the protein MSKHCVVVIWMLLLLLLLGAAKIHGDGNPTNPAAAAPAGNPANELVALVNGRRAASKLPLLRNSAGLGCMALQYISECMAMAAAACSSDNTVACQPPEAHITEVYATNCGVELPTVDIISGRLVGCCNHREDVMVASAMANGNGSTQSQMMLGKEHSQVGAALDRHGRDGPFFWCLLFSSGSANSTFLLDAGGKGIHQTHGCFSAPDTTTCNAAAPVAGAGALLLLFLFHFLPILLLS
- the LOC101767905 gene encoding epimerase family protein SDR39U1 homolog, chloroplastic isoform X1, whose protein sequence is MGFPTPFLKLKPKPPIGGCSRPRPSSTAAAKRRLTRLRCALNSDNNVPPMTVSITGATGFIGRRLVQKLLSDDHKVCVLTRSATKAKSVFPASTYPGVTIADQGEWEACVRGSSAVVNLAGMPISTRWSPEIKQEIKRSRVNVTSKVVKYINHAGNADAQPSVFVSATAIGYYGTSEIHSFDESSPSGNDYLAEVCREWEATARQVNQENVRLVLLRIGVVLGKDGGALAKMIPLFMMFAGGPLGTGRQWFSWIHLDDLVNLIYESLTNPAYKGIINGTAPNPVRLSELCERLGRIVGRPSWLPVPEFALKAVLGEGASVVLEGQKVVPVKAKDLGFSYRYPYVEDALKAIAQDL
- the LOC101767905 gene encoding epimerase family protein SDR39U1 homolog, chloroplastic isoform X2, with translation MGFPTPFLKLKPKPPIGGCSRPRPSSTAAAKRRLTRLRCALNSDNNPPMTVSITGATGFIGRRLVQKLLSDDHKVCVLTRSATKAKSVFPASTYPGVTIADQGEWEACVRGSSAVVNLAGMPISTRWSPEIKQEIKRSRVNVTSKVVKYINHAGNADAQPSVFVSATAIGYYGTSEIHSFDESSPSGNDYLAEVCREWEATARQVNQENVRLVLLRIGVVLGKDGGALAKMIPLFMMFAGGPLGTGRQWFSWIHLDDLVNLIYESLTNPAYKGIINGTAPNPVRLSELCERLGRIVGRPSWLPVPEFALKAVLGEGASVVLEGQKVVPVKAKDLGFSYRYPYVEDALKAIAQDL